Proteins from a single region of Festucalex cinctus isolate MCC-2025b chromosome 19, RoL_Fcin_1.0, whole genome shotgun sequence:
- the LOC144006906 gene encoding uncharacterized protein LOC144006906 isoform X1 codes for MQLYWMNYFTDTMETLCFRLPGHGDMTLQHMNSLRSCQHFCDVTILTNNNQTFTGHKVVLAACSPFLRDQFLLNPSSKLQVSMLHSSSVMCDLLQSCYTGVLQFKPEEIVNYLTAASYLQMEYIVERCRDALKKYMQLKTPNPLTMAKEGGQPQPVIVSGSIHSIASPAGSRPSPLRSSEAHLVEETNAQQCSQHHDGRPLMETAHVKENGQRGDAQMFQVYISDEEQNSVKEEEAGAPIDEHEDARSPAADGDVAGESGEYDLNPTGQGPDGFAREGLRPFRHRLSEPSRGRGRAMGRGFKRRRWVSSQERKSPRSASQDLWYLAGTAGGFGVDVSEGLKTASFFSVDLPRMDLSLDDARGEKSLPPAANSLSHFPADESGGAGEGSCRLNGGTSEGGDESVAVVGSTSSVTGPVICEHCGVTCPSTHALAMHYCSAHQVYACPFCDKQFHHSYNLNRHMALHRGNGKPHQCPLCSKGFTQRSTLIDHMNLHSGERPHRCAYCHARFAHKPALRRHLKEQHGKTTVQNSIHEQEERERSLGRIREEAQECPVTEQAS; via the exons ATGCAACTCTATTGGATGAATTATTTTACAG ACACGATGGAGACTCTGTGTTTCCGCTTGCCCGGCCACGGGGACATGACCCTCCAACACATGAATTCTTTGAGATCTTGCCAGCATTTTTGTGATGTCACCATATTGACCAACAACAACCAAACATTCACGGGACACAAGGTAGTGCTGGCTGCTTGCTCACCCTTCTTGAGAGACCAGTTCCTCCTCAACCCTTCGTCGAAGCTTCAG GTGTCAATGCTGCACAGCTCTTCAGTCATGTGTGATCTGCTGCAGTCCTGCTACACCGGTGTTCTGCAATTCAAACCAGAGGAGATCGTTAACTACTTGACTGCCGCAAGTTACCTGCAGATGGAATATATTGTAGAGCGCTGTAGGGATGCTCTGAAGAAGTACATGCAGCTGAAAACCCCCAATCCACTGACG ATGGCTAAAGAGGGGGGACAGCCCCAGCCTGTGATTGTCAGCGGCAGCATTCATTCCATCGCATCGCCCGCGGGCAGCCGACCTTCCCCCTTGCGGAGCTCAGAAGCGCACTTGGTGGAAGAGACGAACGCGCAGCAATGCAGTCAGCACCATGATGGCCGTCCTTTGATGGAAACGGCACATGTGAAG GAGAATGGCCAGAGAGGAGATGCCCAAATGTTCCAAGTCTACATCTCTGATGAAGAGCAGAACAGCGTCAAGGAGGAAGAGGCCGGCGCTCCCATCGATGAGCATGAAGACGCCCGCTCCCCTGCCGCAGACGGGGACGTTGCAGGAGAGAGCGGCGAATATGACTTGAATCCAACAGGTCAAGGCCCCGACGGCTTCGCAAGGGAAGGACTACGTCCTTTCAGACACAGGTTATCGGAACCGAGCCGTGGCCGAGGGAGAGCAATGGGGAGGGGTTTCAAGAGGAGACGGTGGGTGTCTTCACAGGAGAGAAAATCTCCCCGATCAGCCTCCCAAGATTTGTGGTACCTCGCGGGGACAGCTGGCGGCTTCGGGGTGGACGTCAGTGAGGGGCTGAAGACGGCAAGTTTTTTCTCAGTCGACCTCCCGCGAATGGACTTGAGTTTAGATGACGCTCGGGGGGAGAAGTCCTTGCCGCCGGCCGCCAATAGCTTGTCACATTTCCCAGCGGACGAGTCCGGCGGCGCCGGCGAGGGGAGTTGCCGGCTGAATGGCGGTACGAGCGAGGGCGGGGACGAGTCCGTCGCCGTGGTGGGCTCGACGTCCAGCGTGACCGGGCCGGTCATCTGCGAGCACTGCGGCGTGACGTGCCCCTCCACTCACGCCCTGGCCATGCACTACTGCTCCGCCCACCAGGTGTACGCCTGCCCCTTCTGCGACAAGCAGTTCCACCACTCCTACAACCTGAACCGGCACATGGCCTTGCACCGGGGCAACGGCAAACCCCACCAGTGCCCCCTCTGCTCCAAGGGCTTCACGCAGCGCTCCACGCTCATCGACCACATGAACCTCCACAGCGGCGAGCGGCCGCACCGCTGCGCGTACTGCCACGCCCGCTTCGCCCACAAGCCCGCCTTACGGCGCCACCTGAAGGAGCAGCACGGCAAAACCACGGTGCAGAATTCCATCCACGAGCAGGAGGAGCGGGAGAGATCGCTCGGGAGGATACGAGAGGAAGCGCA
- the LOC144006906 gene encoding uncharacterized protein LOC144006906 isoform X2: METLCFRLPGHGDMTLQHMNSLRSCQHFCDVTILTNNNQTFTGHKVVLAACSPFLRDQFLLNPSSKLQVSMLHSSSVMCDLLQSCYTGVLQFKPEEIVNYLTAASYLQMEYIVERCRDALKKYMQLKTPNPLTMAKEGGQPQPVIVSGSIHSIASPAGSRPSPLRSSEAHLVEETNAQQCSQHHDGRPLMETAHVKENGQRGDAQMFQVYISDEEQNSVKEEEAGAPIDEHEDARSPAADGDVAGESGEYDLNPTGQGPDGFAREGLRPFRHRLSEPSRGRGRAMGRGFKRRRWVSSQERKSPRSASQDLWYLAGTAGGFGVDVSEGLKTASFFSVDLPRMDLSLDDARGEKSLPPAANSLSHFPADESGGAGEGSCRLNGGTSEGGDESVAVVGSTSSVTGPVICEHCGVTCPSTHALAMHYCSAHQVYACPFCDKQFHHSYNLNRHMALHRGNGKPHQCPLCSKGFTQRSTLIDHMNLHSGERPHRCAYCHARFAHKPALRRHLKEQHGKTTVQNSIHEQEERERSLGRIREEAQECPVTEQAS; the protein is encoded by the exons ATGGAGACTCTGTGTTTCCGCTTGCCCGGCCACGGGGACATGACCCTCCAACACATGAATTCTTTGAGATCTTGCCAGCATTTTTGTGATGTCACCATATTGACCAACAACAACCAAACATTCACGGGACACAAGGTAGTGCTGGCTGCTTGCTCACCCTTCTTGAGAGACCAGTTCCTCCTCAACCCTTCGTCGAAGCTTCAG GTGTCAATGCTGCACAGCTCTTCAGTCATGTGTGATCTGCTGCAGTCCTGCTACACCGGTGTTCTGCAATTCAAACCAGAGGAGATCGTTAACTACTTGACTGCCGCAAGTTACCTGCAGATGGAATATATTGTAGAGCGCTGTAGGGATGCTCTGAAGAAGTACATGCAGCTGAAAACCCCCAATCCACTGACG ATGGCTAAAGAGGGGGGACAGCCCCAGCCTGTGATTGTCAGCGGCAGCATTCATTCCATCGCATCGCCCGCGGGCAGCCGACCTTCCCCCTTGCGGAGCTCAGAAGCGCACTTGGTGGAAGAGACGAACGCGCAGCAATGCAGTCAGCACCATGATGGCCGTCCTTTGATGGAAACGGCACATGTGAAG GAGAATGGCCAGAGAGGAGATGCCCAAATGTTCCAAGTCTACATCTCTGATGAAGAGCAGAACAGCGTCAAGGAGGAAGAGGCCGGCGCTCCCATCGATGAGCATGAAGACGCCCGCTCCCCTGCCGCAGACGGGGACGTTGCAGGAGAGAGCGGCGAATATGACTTGAATCCAACAGGTCAAGGCCCCGACGGCTTCGCAAGGGAAGGACTACGTCCTTTCAGACACAGGTTATCGGAACCGAGCCGTGGCCGAGGGAGAGCAATGGGGAGGGGTTTCAAGAGGAGACGGTGGGTGTCTTCACAGGAGAGAAAATCTCCCCGATCAGCCTCCCAAGATTTGTGGTACCTCGCGGGGACAGCTGGCGGCTTCGGGGTGGACGTCAGTGAGGGGCTGAAGACGGCAAGTTTTTTCTCAGTCGACCTCCCGCGAATGGACTTGAGTTTAGATGACGCTCGGGGGGAGAAGTCCTTGCCGCCGGCCGCCAATAGCTTGTCACATTTCCCAGCGGACGAGTCCGGCGGCGCCGGCGAGGGGAGTTGCCGGCTGAATGGCGGTACGAGCGAGGGCGGGGACGAGTCCGTCGCCGTGGTGGGCTCGACGTCCAGCGTGACCGGGCCGGTCATCTGCGAGCACTGCGGCGTGACGTGCCCCTCCACTCACGCCCTGGCCATGCACTACTGCTCCGCCCACCAGGTGTACGCCTGCCCCTTCTGCGACAAGCAGTTCCACCACTCCTACAACCTGAACCGGCACATGGCCTTGCACCGGGGCAACGGCAAACCCCACCAGTGCCCCCTCTGCTCCAAGGGCTTCACGCAGCGCTCCACGCTCATCGACCACATGAACCTCCACAGCGGCGAGCGGCCGCACCGCTGCGCGTACTGCCACGCCCGCTTCGCCCACAAGCCCGCCTTACGGCGCCACCTGAAGGAGCAGCACGGCAAAACCACGGTGCAGAATTCCATCCACGAGCAGGAGGAGCGGGAGAGATCGCTCGGGAGGATACGAGAGGAAGCGCA